Below is a window of Gilliamella sp. ESL0405 DNA.
TAACTTTCGTCGGAAAATCCTAACAACGCTCGTTGCCCATTTATCAATAAAGGGCGTTTTAAAATCGAAGGATTGTCTAACATAATTTTAATGGCTGCTTGTTCGTTATCTATTTTTGCTCGAACGGACTCATCAAGTTTACGCCATGTTGTGCCACGGGTATTAAGCAAACTTTGCCAATCGACTAATTTCAGAAAAGATTGTAAAAGCTCTGCCGAAAGGCCGTCTGTTTTGTAGTTATGAAATTGATAATCAATCTGATGTTCATCTAACCAAGTAAAGGCTTTTTTCATGGTATTACAATTTTTAATACCGTAGATTTTATACATAAAAATAGTTCCAAATAGGCGAAGAATAAAATGATTATAACAGTTAACAGCTTAACACAGCAATGAAGATAATTAACCTATTTAGCGGTTTACGCTTTTGATTGATAATCAATTTATTGGCTCAACTAAGCTAATTCTTAGTATGGTGGAAACAGCTAGTAATAAGTAAAAATCAGGGTGATTTTTAAACGACAAGTATTAGCAGAAAAGTAAAATTAGCCTATCGATCCATTTAGTAAAAAAATTATTAAAAATTGATGTTTTTTCACCATTATACTGACAATCATTTCCATTTTTTTAATATTGCCTTTATTTTTTTCTCATTAGATGTGTATTAATATTGCGAATCGTTCGCATTATTAAATAGATCTTTCAAAATCGAATCAACCTAGGAAATTTAATGTCTGTCCTAACACTCAATCACCTCGCTATAGGTCAAGAGGCGGTTATCTATCGGCTTTTGCCGGATTGTTCTCCTTTTCGTCGTAAACTACTCGCTATGGGGATCACACCCGGTTGTAAAGTAACCGTAGTACGTATAGCGCCGCTGGGTGATCCTATCGAAATTAAAATACGAGGATTTTTTCTTTGCCTACGTCGGCTTGAAGCATCATCAATTCAAGTTCAGGAGATTAAAC
It encodes the following:
- a CDS encoding ArsC family reductase is translated as MYKIYGIKNCNTMKKAFTWLDEHQIDYQFHNYKTDGLSAELLQSFLKLVDWQSLLNTRGTTWRKLDESVRAKIDNEQAAIKIMLDNPSILKRPLLINGQRALLGFSDESYSQFVSQPK
- a CDS encoding FeoA family protein, which translates into the protein MSVLTLNHLAIGQEAVIYRLLPDCSPFRRKLLAMGITPGCKVTVVRIAPLGDPIEIKIRGFFLCLRRLEASSIQVQEIKP